The Streptococcus suis DNA window TTGAGCCTGACAAAACACTGATACCGATGTAAGTTAAAATGGCAAATAGTAATCGATGATCTCGAAATAGTTGACCAACTGAAATAGAGAAGTAGATAAGTAGGATTCCCCTTATACTCTCAATCAATGTACTAAGAGCATATGCGATGAATACACCGATATCAACTTGCTGAAACACGTATTGCAGTTCAGGAATTAATAATTCATTCGTTGACATAAGTACGAAACTGATTACTATTCCAATAGCTAGGAGAGCAGTTATTCCTGCCAAGAAGTACCATACTAAAGAGGCGACTAGTTTACTAAGGATCAGTTGGTGACTATTGACTGGAAGGGTCATGGTTAAGTATCCTTGTCTTCCGTAAATATTGCTTCTAAAACGGTTGATGACCAGAACGAAAGTTGATAGAAAGAGTGCTGCAATTAGAATACCGAATACCATTGATGAAGTGCCGAAAAGGAACATTTCTGCGTTTGCAGTACTCACAGCAGATGTAGTTGATTTTAATACCAAAGCCTGTATCCAAAAACCTAATACGACTGAAAGAATAATGACTCCCAAGTAGATTCCTAAATACCATTTTCCAACGGATTTGAATTCATATTTTAATAGTTTTTTAAACATTACAATCCCCTTACATGTTCTGCTTTAAAATCTTGACGGAAGAGTGAATCAATAGATTCTCCTGTTTCAATTCTCAAATCATCTACGTTCCCTTGTCGGATAACACTACCGTACTGTAGGAAAATGACTTCATCTAATATTTGTTCAACATCAGCAATTAAATGAGTAGAGATGATAACGGAAGCCATTGGAGAATAATTATTGATAATCGTACGTAAAATATAATCACGTGCTGCAGGATCAACTCCGCCAATTGGTTCATCTAATACATACAATTGCGCTTGTCGACTCATAACTAATATCAATTGAACTTTTTCTTTGTTCCCTTTTGAGAGATGTTTCATTCGACTATTCAAATCAATTTGCAACTCCGTTAAGAGGGTGCAGGCACGTTCTATATCAAAATCTTTGTAAAAATCTGCAAAAAAATGTACAGCTTCAATTACTTTCATTTGTTCGTCCAAATAGG harbors:
- a CDS encoding ABC transporter permease, producing MFKKLLKYEFKSVGKWYLGIYLGVIILSVVLGFWIQALVLKSTTSAVSTANAEMFLFGTSSMVFGILIAALFLSTFVLVINRFRSNIYGRQGYLTMTLPVNSHQLILSKLVASLVWYFLAGITALLAIGIVISFVLMSTNELLIPELQYVFQQVDIGVFIAYALSTLIESIRGILLIYFSISVGQLFRDHRLLFAILTYIGISVLSGSISMFNYINQGDVYADTISSLYPNPFFVLLNIVLAFGYYFGTHYIMTKKLNLQ
- a CDS encoding ABC transporter ATP-binding protein translates to MNNAFTLVELQQVSKSYGGAVALNNVNLKLPAGKIIGLLGPNGSGKTTMIKIINGLLQPEYGQVLINGLTPSPETKAIVSYLPDTTYLDEQMKVIEAVHFFADFYKDFDIERACTLLTELQIDLNSRMKHLSKGNKEKVQLILVMSRQAQLYVLDEPIGGVDPAARDYILRTIINNYSPMASVIISTHLIADVEQILDEVIFLQYGSVIRQGNVDDLRIETGESIDSLFRQDFKAEHVRGL